From the Paraflavitalea soli genome, the window TGTGCCACCTGGGAAGCCTGGATATTGGAGAGTAAGCCCAACAAGCATACACTGCTGGGCATGATCTTTGGAAAAATGGCTTTGAAGAACATGCTGAAGGATGAAAAACCCATGGCGCGTAATGTACCCACCAGCGCGGCATTCAAGGTGCAGGGGAGTGGTAATGTGGAAGCGCAAAAAGCGGAGTGGATCGCGCAGATAGAACGGTATGCGCATTATGTGAACCATGGATTTGTACACGATTTCTTTGGTAAGATGACCACGGAGC encodes:
- a CDS encoding DUF1569 domain-containing protein, with amino-acid sequence MKTVFDKATRDSLISRIRQVNENSPRQWGKMTVYQMVKHCATWEAWILESKPNKHTLLGMIFGKMALKNMLKDEKPMARNVPTSAAFKVQGSGNVEAQKAEWIAQIERYAHYVNHGFVHDFFGKMTTEQVGRLAYKHTDHHLRQFNC